The following are encoded together in the Glycine soja cultivar W05 chromosome 5, ASM419377v2, whole genome shotgun sequence genome:
- the LOC114411204 gene encoding uncharacterized protein LOC114411204, translating into MGTAISPGGTCLRGQSRLWSWRDRGREERGMGCRNCQLRDRQGFASGLVNLGEIQVSKVTRFEFISSSSVMLDTKKAVTFFRPVGVPESFHILGHYCQPSGKPLHGFVLVAKICSPQNADTIPPLKNPLDFKLVWSHNAASMEIPSVYFWLPEPPEGYKALGYLVTNKHDKPLLDEMCCVRADLTDKCEPYRQILATGSRIPEFSFQVWSLRTCDRGMLGKGVSIGTFFCSNGWTMGEELLPVACLKNLNLVLPAMPDSQQIHALIKHYGPTVPQLAVAASHPSLLSPPIPPAPKAGLPT; encoded by the exons ATGGGTACCGCCATTTCTCCTGGCGGGACATGCCTACGTGGGCAGTCCCGCCTTTGGAGCTGGCGGGATAGGGGGAGAGAGGAGAGAGGGATGGGATGCCGCAACTGCCAGTTGCGGGACA GACAAGGTTTTGCTTCTGGGCTTGTAAACCTTGGTGAAATACAAGTTTCCAAAGTCACAAGGTTTGAGTTTATTTCGAGCAGCAGTGTTATGCTAGACACAAAAAAAGCTGTTACATTCTTTAGGCCTGTGGGAGTACCAGAAAGTTTCCATATCCTTGGTCACTATTGTCAACCCAGTGGCAAGCCTTTGCATGGTTTTGTACTTGTTGCCAAAATTTGCTCTCCTCAAAATGCTGATACGATACCTCCTCTGAAGAATCCCCTTGATTTTAAGCTAGTTTGGAGTCATAATGCAGCAAGTATGGAAATTCCAAGTGTATACTTTTGGCTACCTGAACCTCCTGAAGGTTACAAGGCCCTTGGCTATTTGGTTACTAACAAACATGACAAGCCTTTGTTGGATGAAATGTGTTGTGTTCGTGCTGACCTCACCGATAAATGTGAACCTTACCGCCAAATACTCGCTACTGGTTCTAGAATTCCAGAGTTTTCATTTCAGGTATGGAGTTTAAGAACTTGTGACCGTGGCATGTTAGGGAAAGGTGTTTCTATTGGTACTTTTTTCTGCAGCAATGGCTGGACCATGGGAGAAGAGCTACTACCTGTTGCATGCTTGAAGAACCTGAATCTTGTGCTACCAGCAATGCCAGATTCGCAACAAATACATGCACTTATTAAGCATTATGGCCCTACTGTCCCGCAACTGGCAGTTGCGGCATCCCATCCCTCTCTCCTCTCTCCCCCTATCCCGCCAGCTCCAAAGGCGGGACTGCCCACGTAG